One stretch of Paenibacillus sp. AN1007 DNA includes these proteins:
- the csaB gene encoding polysaccharide pyruvyl transferase CsaB, translated as MVTTSKKLVISGYYGFHNSGDEAVLKSILTALEEESQRSNVTIEPIVLSIDPEWTTSMHGVRSVHRMKLKEVREALKESDGLISGGGSLLQDATGLKSIPYYLGVIKLAQWLKKPTFIYAQGIGPVNRKIFNPMIKSVFKSCTYVSVRDEQSADYLRRLGLKWNQIHVVPDPVMGLPLPDKALVDRGYESSASVDHVPAETGVPAVTNDAAQVSQQQVHTEAAVDKHAKLPVIGVSVRFWEEDRKELTAIAAGLKKLAAKKAVHLRFMPFHLPEDVQASRFMMEMLGDVTSKGCEVSITEDLTDPQQMLEEVSRCDLMIGMRLHSLIYAASQYVPPVGISYDPKIDQFLLRLDSEPAGSTTTLDGDKLAVTVAKLLDQRSQWLKEHEDQITSLKQEAREPAKQIITYLGRKG; from the coding sequence ATGGTCACCACTTCTAAAAAGTTAGTCATCTCGGGATACTACGGATTTCACAACAGCGGAGATGAAGCTGTACTGAAATCCATTCTGACCGCACTGGAAGAAGAGAGCCAGCGGTCGAATGTTACCATTGAACCGATTGTGCTCTCGATCGACCCGGAGTGGACAACCTCCATGCACGGTGTTCGTTCCGTGCATCGGATGAAGCTGAAGGAAGTTCGTGAGGCACTGAAAGAAAGTGACGGTCTCATCAGCGGCGGGGGAAGTCTGCTGCAGGATGCAACGGGTTTGAAGTCCATTCCGTATTATCTCGGTGTAATCAAGCTGGCTCAATGGCTGAAAAAACCTACATTTATCTATGCACAGGGGATTGGCCCTGTTAACCGTAAAATATTTAACCCGATGATCAAATCTGTCTTCAAGTCCTGTACCTATGTATCGGTACGGGACGAACAGTCGGCAGATTATTTACGCAGACTCGGACTGAAATGGAACCAAATTCACGTGGTTCCTGATCCGGTCATGGGACTGCCGCTGCCGGATAAAGCTTTAGTTGATCGAGGGTATGAATCTTCTGCTTCAGTGGATCATGTTCCTGCTGAGACAGGTGTTCCGGCTGTTACGAATGATGCTGCTCAAGTGAGTCAACAGCAAGTTCACACAGAGGCTGCCGTTGATAAACATGCCAAGCTTCCGGTCATCGGTGTGTCCGTGCGGTTCTGGGAAGAAGACCGTAAGGAGCTTACCGCCATCGCTGCTGGTTTGAAGAAGCTGGCGGCTAAGAAGGCTGTACATCTGCGCTTCATGCCGTTTCATCTGCCGGAGGATGTACAGGCATCTCGTTTTATGATGGAAATGCTCGGTGATGTAACAAGCAAAGGCTGCGAGGTCAGCATCACAGAAGATCTCACCGATCCACAGCAGATGTTGGAGGAAGTGAGCCGCTGTGATCTGATGATCGGTATGCGTCTGCACAGCCTGATCTACGCAGCCTCGCAGTATGTTCCACCAGTCGGCATTTCGTATGATCCCAAGATTGATCAGTTTCTGCTCCGTTTGGATAGTGAACCGGCGGGCAGTACCACCACACTTGATGGCGATAAACTCGCGGTCACCGTGGCGAAATTATTGGATCAGCGTTCACAGTGGCTGAAGGAACATGAGGATCAAATTACGTCATTGAAGCAGGAGGCAAGAGAGCCTGCCAAGCAAATTATTACCTATTTAGGCCGCAAAGGATGA
- a CDS encoding DUF5693 family protein, which produces MRQKWVLWNNASRKWLWLIVIIGLVASIPVIRDRVQTESSANKVELVFNYRGLLDISAYQAHPQDFINQQMTRLKDAGVTTMAVFESTLDELKKTRRLMVYSGQDIANMTKQLIPSNANYTYVLFTSEENAQTYTPIIEQTFAERQIPVEPWEYEGRSGLILQTPPENANMQPMQPDPVAVKLLRDNGFHILPRISDTVPYNQQSMERLLTFFEENGVTRILFDGDAVKGYNDNAEMKSLDQFAQLLNKHHIGLAAIENLKKPQAGFQTLAYKIDYNVTRLYSLSDADANLKEDTIADRFVLAAKDRNIRMIYMNAAPSRNTAKAAITDPIENLINSLGEPGHAVERMGKHGFELGQAEAFTVKDSSIQRYAKLIALIGAIALIALMVSYFAPVLTIAVFLLGLVGSAGLFLLKPTLLEQGVALLAAIAAPTIAMVLAVRTVNATQLRQPDAPAGRRLAQTIVLYVRTSVISFIAVPFVIALLNNITYSLVINQFRGVSLLHFAPIGLVAIYIVFYRGSGSISVKQVKDLLRMPINIIMVILALVAAVVGYYYLSRTGNAGSVTPFEMFLRVTLEDTFGVRPRFKEFMLGHPLFIVGVFAALKYRKVIFALIIATMGQLSMVDTFAHIHTPAVLSLIRGVMGLGLGLILGIIAVGVWQVAEGCWKKWSPLLKS; this is translated from the coding sequence GTGCGTCAAAAATGGGTTTTATGGAATAACGCTTCCCGGAAGTGGTTATGGCTCATCGTTATTATTGGTCTGGTTGCATCTATTCCGGTCATCCGTGATCGGGTGCAGACCGAATCTTCTGCCAACAAAGTGGAACTGGTCTTCAACTATCGGGGACTGCTGGATATTTCCGCGTATCAGGCTCATCCGCAGGACTTTATTAATCAGCAAATGACACGTCTGAAAGATGCCGGCGTGACTACGATGGCTGTGTTTGAGAGTACGCTGGACGAACTCAAGAAAACTCGCCGCTTGATGGTTTATTCAGGTCAAGATATTGCGAACATGACGAAGCAGCTTATTCCTTCGAATGCGAACTATACCTATGTGCTGTTCACATCCGAAGAGAATGCGCAGACCTACACCCCTATCATTGAACAAACGTTCGCTGAGCGTCAGATCCCGGTTGAACCTTGGGAGTATGAAGGCCGCAGCGGCTTAATATTACAGACACCACCGGAGAATGCCAACATGCAGCCAATGCAGCCTGATCCGGTTGCGGTGAAATTGCTGCGTGATAACGGTTTTCATATTCTACCCCGTATCTCCGATACAGTACCTTACAACCAGCAATCGATGGAGCGACTGCTCACCTTCTTCGAAGAGAATGGTGTGACACGTATCCTGTTTGATGGGGATGCAGTGAAAGGGTACAATGATAATGCAGAGATGAAAAGCCTGGATCAGTTTGCTCAGCTGCTGAACAAACATCATATCGGTCTGGCGGCGATTGAAAATCTGAAGAAGCCGCAGGCTGGATTCCAGACGCTGGCTTATAAGATTGATTACAACGTAACACGTCTGTACTCACTGAGTGATGCAGATGCAAATCTGAAAGAAGATACGATTGCTGATCGTTTTGTATTGGCAGCGAAGGACCGCAACATTCGAATGATCTATATGAATGCTGCGCCTAGCCGGAATACTGCCAAAGCGGCAATCACCGATCCGATCGAAAATCTGATCAACAGTCTTGGTGAGCCGGGACATGCCGTTGAACGTATGGGTAAACACGGCTTCGAGCTTGGACAAGCTGAAGCATTCACCGTGAAAGATTCGTCCATTCAGCGTTATGCGAAGCTTATTGCTCTCATTGGGGCAATTGCCTTGATTGCACTGATGGTTTCTTATTTTGCACCCGTGTTAACCATTGCTGTATTCCTGCTTGGGCTGGTGGGAAGTGCAGGACTGTTCCTTTTGAAACCGACACTGCTGGAGCAGGGGGTTGCCTTGCTGGCAGCCATTGCTGCACCAACCATTGCGATGGTGCTGGCTGTTCGTACCGTAAACGCAACGCAGCTTCGTCAGCCGGATGCGCCTGCGGGCCGCCGTTTGGCACAGACTATCGTTTTATATGTAAGAACATCCGTTATTTCGTTCATCGCTGTACCATTTGTAATCGCACTGCTGAATAACATTACGTACAGTCTGGTTATTAACCAGTTCCGTGGCGTGAGTCTGCTGCACTTTGCGCCGATTGGTCTGGTTGCGATCTACATTGTGTTCTATCGCGGCTCCGGTTCAATCTCTGTAAAACAAGTGAAGGACCTGCTGCGTATGCCGATTAACATCATTATGGTTATATTGGCACTTGTCGCTGCCGTTGTTGGATATTATTATTTGAGCCGAACAGGTAACGCTGGTTCCGTTACGCCATTTGAGATGTTCTTACGCGTAACGCTGGAAGATACGTTCGGTGTACGGCCTAGATTCAAAGAATTCATGCTGGGACACCCACTATTTATCGTTGGCGTGTTCGCCGCTTTAAAATACCGCAAAGTCATCTTCGCGCTGATAATCGCCACGATGGGACAGTTGTCCATGGTTGATACGTTTGCGCATATTCATACACCGGCTGTACTGTCACTGATTCGTGGGGTGATGGGGCTCGGACTTGGCTTGATCTTGGGTATCATCGCTGTGGGTGTGTGGCAAGTCGCGGAAGGATGTTGGAAAAAATGGTCACCACTTCTAAAAAGTTAG